The segment TTATTGTTAATTCGTTGTGGGGTCAATCTCAAATCTACAATCAGTAATCAGCAATTGCCTGACCCCCCACGCTAATTTTGAAGAAGATAATCGGCGAGAAAAGTGCCAACTAAGATTAAAGAAAGGGATATTAGCTCCATGGGGGTTTCTCCTGCTGAAATTACATAATCGGAACAAAAGACTTTAGTTGTGCCATTGCGTGTTATTCACTAGGCTTTCATTACTACCTAGTTTAAGGCGATACTCCTCCTAAGTACTTCCCCCAGGTAGCTCATCCATTTGGGTTAAATCCATTAAGTAAATATAATGAAATATGGGAGTCAGGAGTCAGGAGACAGAAGTTCAAATATATTCTGCCTTTTCCCACCTTCCCCACATCTTCCCCCATTCCTCAATCAATAATCTTTTATGTCTGACTCAACTACTTTATCTGATCGCTATTTTGCTTTAATTGATTCGATTGTTGAAACAACCCTAAAAGGGAATATTCGTTCTAAAGAACAAGTTTATCAATTATTAGTTAACGGGATTACTAAAGGGACGGGGGAGGTATTTGAACGTGCTTTATTTGAACGCATAGAAAGCACAAAAAGTCAATTAGAAACGAAAGTTAAAGCCACTCGTATTTTAAGAGCGTTACAAACCATTGAAGCAGAGTGGAAACGATGGGAAAAAGAGAATCAAACTGATCAAGCGATCGCGCGTTCTATTGAGCAAATTTTGGGGAGTAATCCTAATGAGTATCTATTGACTTTTTTTAAGTTAATTGATCCCAATAATTCACCGAATTTAACCAGAGATCAACTCAAAAAATTAGGACAAGCTTTATTAACACAAACTTCCTCTGAAACCTTGCCAGAATTAGGACAAGGAATTATCGATGGATTAAACACTTTCGCTCAGTTAGAACCTGATTTAATCACCTGGATTTATGAACAAAATCAAAGTCTTTTAGGGTTTGGATCTCAAAAAAATAGTCCTTGGAGTTGGTGGGAAAAAAAGATTAGTAGTCCCTTAGCTAAACAACTCTTTGAAACCCTCAATCAACAGACTTCTATTCTACAATTTACTGAGGTTACTTATCAGGTAGAATTGAGAGCTTGGGTTGAATTAATGCTCTTACTTGATTATCTGCAACAAGGCTTAGTTAATTGGTTTGATCAACAGCCTTATAATGCCCAATTTGGCAAAAAATTATCCTATAGCACCTTTTTAAGTTTTGCCGTTATTTGGGGACAATTATCCGAAGGATTTTATCGTCATCAAAAACAGTTACAAGAAGGCTGTTTTTTACTCATGCTACAGACTTTACGGAAATTTGCTAGACGGGAAGACTTTCCCCTTTATGGAGGTATTTTTGCTTCATTTTCTGGAGATTATTTGCAAGAAACCCTTAATTATTTTGATGATCCATTAAAACAGGTTGAAAGAACCCAAGAAAAGGCTAAAATTCTTACACTATTGGGCTATTCTCAGGGTACTTTAGGACAGTATAATAAAGCTAAATCCTTTCATGAAGAAGCATTATCCATTGCTCGTGAAGCGTCTGATGCTATTACAGAAATTGCCAATCTCAATCATTTAAGTCGTCTTGAAGTATACCAAAAAAACTACAATGAAGCCATTAATTATAGTCAACGTGCCTTAATTTTAGCTCGTCAAGTGGGTAACAGATTAGGAGAAGCTAATGGATTAGTCAATTTAGGTTATAGTGAAGTCTTTAAAGCGCGTGAATTGGAAACAATGGAAACAACGATTTATGAGCAAGCGATTAGTTATTTAGAACAGGGATTACAAATAGCTCAACGCTTAGAAGACTCCCAAAGTCAAGCATTAGCTTATAATAGTTTAGGTATTGCTTATGTTGTTTTAGCTAAACCCACTGCTGCTATTACAGTACTAGAAAAAGGGACAAATATCGCCTTGCTTTCAGGGGATATTTATCTACAAGGATTGAATTTTACCTATCTAGCAGAAGCTTATTATAGTTTAGGCAATCAGGAAAAAACTATCGTTTATGGTGCTATAGGAATGTCACTTTTAGCGCGAATTAATTCTCAAGAATGGCGACAAGCCGCAGGATTAATAACAATTGTTAAAGGAAAAATGCAACATAATCAATTTCAGAATTTATTAGAAAACAATCGATCTAATATTATTAAAATTATTGGCATTGATGGCTATAATAGTTTAGCAGAATTACTAGAAAAATATCAATAAAAACAGGGAACAAGAGTATAAAGCTTGTTTTACTTTGTTAAACTCCTGTTCCTTTTTTACATCTCATTTAAAAATGCCTTAGCATAAATTTAAGTTTAATTCAAGAATATTTGATATTTTTTAATAAAATAGTTGAGAGATTTATTAGTTTGATTTTCCATTGCATGGGATAGATTATATAGCTTTAGTATTTCTTCCATAAAATCAATTCTAGAATTTTTAAATTTGGTAGGGATACTATCATTAAATTGTTCTTTTGTTAAGCTATCTGTGTTTTTAAACTGAGTTGGTTTGTCTATTTTTAATCCTTCTAAAGTGTCTTGAGTTAGTCCTCCATAATACCAACTTTCAATTTCTTTACAGACAACGACTATTCTATTCTTATCAATATTTTTGATATTTTTTGTGATCCTGTCTTTTTTTTCGGTGATACAACTACATAAGTCAATATCCGCTAAATAAATATAGTCTGCTTTCATTTGAATAATGCTTTTAAGAAAGTTTTCGATATATTCATTTTTCTTCTTAGCATATTCAATAATATTGACGAGATTATCTTGTTTTTCTAAACAAGGTTTAATAATATTCTCAACAAATATTGTATCGTCAGAACCTTCTACCCAAATAAATAATTGTTTATTCATTTTTCTTAATTATTACCCATATCTAATAAATTTTGAACATAAAGTTCTTCTATTTCAATTTCATTCTCTAAAAAGATTTTAATTGCTTCTTTGTCAGCAGGTCGAGAAATTTGAGAAAATCCGTTTTTATCCCTTGTCATTAAGAGAATATCATCCAAGTCAACATATTTGACAATTTGGGGGTTATGGGTGGTAATAATAATTTGTTTATTCTGGGATGCTTCTTTCATCATTCTAACAACTTTGGACATTAAATGAGGATGGATGTTTCTTTCAGGTTCTTCTATGATAGCTACTGATGACTTATCAAAGTATAAAGCAACTACTAGATCAATAATATTAATTGTACCATCAGAAATTAAGGATGAGGGGAGATGTTTGTCATTTTTAGCGTATTTCTCCTTAAGACTAAAGATTAATGAGTTCCCTGCAAATTTTTCAATTTCTATTGAATCAATAAACGGTAATAAATAAGTCAGTAAGTTAGTAAATTTTCTTTTGTTCTCATCATCAGAAAGTATCTTTTTTAAAACAATGGCTAAATTACTCCCATCTTCTTCTAAATCTATTTTACCTGTAATTGGTGTTGCTTTTTTAGGGATTTTTGGATCAAAGTCAAAAATTCCAATTTTATCGAATTTATCTTCATGAATACTACGAAATAATAGCCAAAATAAAGGAGTTTGAACAAGTAATCCTTCTTGTTCGTA is part of the Rippkaea orientalis PCC 8801 genome and harbors:
- a CDS encoding tetratricopeptide repeat protein; protein product: MSDSTTLSDRYFALIDSIVETTLKGNIRSKEQVYQLLVNGITKGTGEVFERALFERIESTKSQLETKVKATRILRALQTIEAEWKRWEKENQTDQAIARSIEQILGSNPNEYLLTFFKLIDPNNSPNLTRDQLKKLGQALLTQTSSETLPELGQGIIDGLNTFAQLEPDLITWIYEQNQSLLGFGSQKNSPWSWWEKKISSPLAKQLFETLNQQTSILQFTEVTYQVELRAWVELMLLLDYLQQGLVNWFDQQPYNAQFGKKLSYSTFLSFAVIWGQLSEGFYRHQKQLQEGCFLLMLQTLRKFARREDFPLYGGIFASFSGDYLQETLNYFDDPLKQVERTQEKAKILTLLGYSQGTLGQYNKAKSFHEEALSIAREASDAITEIANLNHLSRLEVYQKNYNEAINYSQRALILARQVGNRLGEANGLVNLGYSEVFKARELETMETTIYEQAISYLEQGLQIAQRLEDSQSQALAYNSLGIAYVVLAKPTAAITVLEKGTNIALLSGDIYLQGLNFTYLAEAYYSLGNQEKTIVYGAIGMSLLARINSQEWRQAAGLITIVKGKMQHNQFQNLLENNRSNIIKIIGIDGYNSLAELLEKYQ
- a CDS encoding AAA family ATPase; its protein translation is MKFERVKVANFKSFDDCEVKLKDFNVVIGANASGKSNFLQIFRFLRDIQLHGLENAISLQGDVEFLINNNLGASQDFLFEVEFKSNDNQYLVDVSKQENSLDLINVEINKSQYQFRFEFESGQGISIKRIKKDQLTHEVALNERSNSSKINDKNFSQKTIELTINHAINKLLISGSEILYDLILRSKSSLILNTLGRFEAQGNISTDYFQLEGSYEQEGLLVQTPLFWLLFRSIHEDKFDKIGIFDFDPKIPKKATPITGKIDLEEDGSNLAIVLKKILSDDENKRKFTNLLTYLLPFIDSIEIEKFAGNSLIFSLKEKYAKNDKHLPSSLISDGTINIIDLVVALYFDKSSVAIIEEPERNIHPHLMSKVVRMMKEASQNKQIIITTHNPQIVKYVDLDDILLMTRDKNGFSQISRPADKEAIKIFLENEIEIEELYVQNLLDMGNN